In one Leptospiraceae bacterium genomic region, the following are encoded:
- a CDS encoding winged helix-turn-helix transcriptional regulator produces the protein MAVNKKHEFDKNIQILSELAKAISHPARIAILQTIAEKKECICGEIVEVLPLAQSTVSQHLKELKNAGLIQGEVEGLRSCYCINWKILDEFYDSITLLMKDLRKHRKNSKSACCK, from the coding sequence ATGGCTGTAAATAAGAAACATGAATTTGATAAAAATATTCAGATTCTATCAGAACTTGCAAAAGCGATTTCTCATCCTGCAAGGATTGCAATTCTCCAAACTATTGCAGAGAAGAAAGAATGCATTTGCGGTGAGATCGTCGAAGTTCTTCCCCTCGCACAATCCACTGTGTCTCAGCATCTAAAAGAATTAAAGAATGCCGGACTTATTCAGGGAGAAGTGGAAGGGCTTAGATCCTGCTATTGTATCAATTGGAAAATCTTAGATGAATTTTATGATTCCATCACTCTTCTTATGAAAGATTTAAGGAAGCATAGAAAAAATTCTAAATCGGCCTGTTGTAAATAA
- a CDS encoding FAD-dependent oxidoreductase: MTGTKKQIVIVGGVAGGATAAARARRVDENAEITIIERGKYVSFANCGLPYYISGDIKQREDLILQSPESFYERYRIRVLLESSAVMIDRKERILKVSREGKIEDFPYDKLILSQGASPLNPNIEGLPAKNTFTLREIPDMDTIDTFIKQSHPKNAVVIGGGFIGIEMAEALHNRGLEVKLVEKAHHVMPNFDIEFGEAIRREMEAEGVQVFPRDGVKKIDPKAKEVYLESGHTLSADMVIVSIGVRPELELAKSAGLSIGKTGGVLVNNLMQSSDPDIYVVGDMAEISHRIMGRKVRIPLAGPANRQGRIAGSNAAGDTKVYHGANGSAIVKIFTKAAGITGFTEKAAKEAGLDIGTVTVHPKNHAGYYPGSSQISLKLVYLKGNGRVLGVQVFGEEGVDKRVDVIATAIHGGLTVEDLEELDLSYAPPFSSANDPVNMASFVASNSLNGFSPSISVNEFIEKWNTEKDFLILDVRNPEEYERGHIPGAINIPLPDLRERISELPIEKEILVHCQVGFRAHLAVRILMQKGFHRVSNISGGYKSMELLEI, translated from the coding sequence ATGACCGGAACGAAAAAGCAGATTGTAATTGTTGGTGGAGTAGCGGGGGGAGCAACCGCAGCGGCGAGGGCGAGGCGTGTGGACGAAAATGCAGAAATTACGATCATAGAAAGAGGGAAATATGTATCTTTTGCGAACTGTGGCCTTCCCTATTACATTTCCGGTGATATTAAGCAAAGAGAGGATTTAATCCTTCAGAGTCCGGAAAGTTTTTATGAGCGCTACCGGATCCGGGTTCTCCTCGAGAGTTCGGCAGTCATGATAGATAGAAAAGAACGAATTCTAAAAGTCAGCCGGGAAGGAAAAATTGAAGATTTTCCTTATGATAAGCTCATTCTTTCTCAGGGAGCCTCTCCATTAAACCCCAACATCGAAGGACTTCCGGCTAAAAACACTTTCACTTTGCGGGAAATCCCGGATATGGATACTATCGATACCTTCATTAAACAATCCCATCCTAAAAACGCCGTAGTCATTGGGGGTGGGTTTATCGGTATCGAAATGGCAGAGGCCCTGCATAATCGCGGTTTAGAGGTGAAACTGGTAGAAAAAGCCCATCATGTAATGCCAAACTTTGATATAGAGTTCGGAGAAGCTATTCGTAGAGAAATGGAAGCGGAAGGAGTTCAGGTCTTTCCCCGAGATGGAGTCAAAAAAATTGACCCCAAGGCAAAAGAAGTGTACTTAGAAAGCGGTCATACCTTATCGGCTGATATGGTCATTGTTTCAATAGGGGTTCGACCGGAGCTGGAATTGGCGAAAAGTGCCGGTCTGAGCATAGGAAAAACCGGTGGAGTATTAGTGAATAACCTGATGCAATCTTCTGACCCGGACATCTATGTAGTGGGAGATATGGCAGAAATCAGTCACAGGATTATGGGTAGAAAAGTGAGAATTCCCCTCGCAGGCCCTGCCAATCGCCAGGGAAGGATTGCAGGTTCCAATGCCGCCGGAGACACCAAAGTGTACCATGGAGCTAACGGTTCCGCCATCGTAAAGATTTTTACCAAAGCTGCCGGGATTACCGGTTTCACAGAAAAAGCCGCCAAAGAAGCCGGGCTGGATATCGGAACGGTGACAGTCCATCCCAAAAACCATGCAGGGTATTACCCGGGTTCCAGCCAGATTTCATTAAAGCTCGTTTATCTAAAAGGAAATGGAAGGGTACTCGGAGTCCAGGTTTTTGGAGAGGAAGGTGTGGATAAGCGGGTGGATGTGATTGCAACCGCCATACACGGAGGTTTGACCGTAGAGGATCTGGAAGAATTAGACTTAAGCTACGCTCCTCCTTTTTCATCGGCAAACGATCCGGTTAATATGGCTTCTTTTGTAGCTTCCAATAGTTTGAATGGTTTTAGTCCTTCTATTAGCGTGAATGAATTTATTGAAAAATGGAACACGGAAAAAGATTTTTTAATTCTGGACGTACGAAACCCCGAAGAATACGAAAGAGGACATATCCCGGGTGCTATAAATATTCCTTTGCCGGATTTACGGGAAAGGATCTCTGAATTACCAATAGAAAAGGAAATTCTTGTGCATTGCCAGGTGGGTTTTCGGGCGCATTTAGCTGTAAGAATTTTAATGCAAAAGGGTTTCCACAGAGTAAGTAATATTTCGGGAGGCTATAAAAGTATGGAACTATTAGAAATATGA
- a CDS encoding metallophosphoesterase: protein MKFAIIGDIHGYWNSQDLRYFNDSDYDFLLFTGDLPTYFSGPSLIPKRLSGLKKKAYLIPGNHDSSNLFQLTGELFQNKFLIQKGFLGQEKRLAKFKKDIAPVELCYYTYRQEEDYALLFCRPFSMGGPFLSFQPFLSKYCSVNDFEDSIALLASIVDEIEEEKLLVISHNGPTGLGDRREDIWGKDFDPRGGDWGDKDLEELISYCKKKKKRVELVLAGHMHYSETKRTNFIEKDSTLYLNSARVPRIFKKGKQMVHRHIRVEFVEAGPEISTVDVYQNEEQVEKLKPLLIS from the coding sequence ATGAAATTTGCGATTATTGGTGATATTCATGGTTACTGGAACAGTCAGGATCTGAGATACTTCAATGATTCTGATTATGATTTCCTCCTCTTTACGGGGGATTTGCCAACCTACTTTTCAGGACCTTCTTTAATTCCGAAGCGATTATCCGGACTTAAAAAAAAAGCCTACCTGATCCCCGGTAACCATGATTCCAGTAATCTATTTCAACTTACAGGAGAACTTTTCCAAAACAAGTTTCTGATTCAAAAAGGTTTTCTCGGTCAGGAAAAAAGGCTCGCAAAATTCAAGAAAGACATAGCGCCTGTAGAACTCTGTTATTATACCTACCGGCAGGAAGAAGATTATGCCCTTCTTTTCTGCCGTCCCTTTTCCATGGGAGGACCTTTTCTGTCTTTTCAACCTTTTCTTTCTAAATATTGCAGTGTAAACGACTTTGAGGATTCTATCGCACTCTTAGCTTCGATAGTCGACGAAATTGAAGAGGAAAAGCTTCTGGTGATTTCCCATAACGGACCTACCGGCCTCGGAGATAGAAGAGAGGATATCTGGGGAAAAGATTTTGATCCGAGGGGGGGAGACTGGGGAGATAAGGATTTAGAAGAACTCATCTCTTACTGCAAAAAAAAGAAGAAGCGTGTAGAACTGGTACTGGCCGGACACATGCACTATTCAGAAACGAAAAGAACAAATTTTATCGAAAAAGACTCAACTCTTTATCTCAACTCGGCCCGTGTTCCCCGTATATTTAAAAAAGGCAAGCAGATGGTACACAGGCATATACGGGTTGAATTTGTCGAGGCCGGACCTGAGATCTCTACGGTAGATGTTTACCAGAATGAAGAACAGGTGGAAAAACTCAAACCCCTTTTAATAAGCTGA
- a CDS encoding SUMF1/EgtB/PvdO family nonheme iron enzyme yields the protein MKVLIALFLFLPIFLYSEDEPETKKILNWKGEIHSVYKAKGTLRIRIHKGKQWKYSSEEDLRQQFMTQKTFFLFEKKTNKKVGEFNLQDLNFEYLPPSLNKERIYLVLSGDYTPLPGKNHKRITTNLYVASYKEIPSYLEPSSFYKDTQNHGKGIIRHKIDGKEMILIPAGTFLYGQGIDSENDAYNPFYNNPDESNLADLPSFYMDKYEVTNGEYLKFINSTNFPAPVHWKKGMYPAGKAHHPVNHLSYREVEAYAQWSGKRIPTELEWEKAARGPGFTKTLNRDETSTFKVDALRYPFGNTFDAGLCNSRESKLFETVSVYELSTAGKSPYGLMGMCGNVAEWTSSWYKPYKGHYLKHRAFGQQYRVIRGGSFTSSKREVSTFFRDYGGIPNLKEDRKAGFRLVVDYDSAY from the coding sequence ATGAAAGTCCTGATTGCATTATTCCTATTTCTTCCCATTTTTCTCTATAGTGAAGATGAGCCGGAAACCAAGAAAATCTTAAACTGGAAAGGTGAAATCCATTCCGTATATAAAGCCAAGGGGACACTCCGGATACGTATTCATAAAGGTAAGCAGTGGAAATACTCCAGTGAAGAGGATTTGAGACAGCAGTTTATGACTCAAAAAACCTTTTTCTTATTCGAGAAAAAAACAAATAAAAAAGTAGGAGAGTTTAATTTACAGGATTTAAACTTTGAATATCTTCCTCCCAGTCTGAATAAGGAAAGGATATACCTTGTTTTATCCGGAGATTATACACCCTTACCCGGTAAAAACCATAAGAGAATTACTACAAACCTGTATGTTGCTTCTTATAAAGAAATTCCTTCTTATTTAGAACCTTCCAGTTTTTATAAAGATACTCAAAATCACGGGAAAGGTATCATACGACATAAAATTGATGGAAAGGAGATGATCCTGATACCGGCTGGTACCTTTCTTTACGGACAGGGGATTGACTCCGAAAATGATGCTTATAATCCCTTTTACAATAACCCTGATGAAAGTAATCTGGCTGATTTACCCTCTTTCTATATGGATAAATACGAAGTAACCAATGGAGAGTATTTAAAGTTCATTAACTCTACAAATTTTCCAGCACCTGTTCATTGGAAAAAGGGTATGTATCCTGCGGGTAAGGCTCATCATCCGGTAAATCACCTGAGTTATAGGGAAGTAGAAGCCTATGCACAGTGGTCAGGTAAGAGGATTCCTACTGAATTAGAGTGGGAAAAGGCTGCAAGAGGCCCGGGTTTCACAAAAACTCTGAATCGAGATGAAACCAGTACCTTTAAAGTAGATGCTCTTCGCTACCCCTTTGGAAATACATTTGATGCCGGTCTTTGCAATTCCAGGGAAAGTAAGCTTTTTGAAACGGTCTCGGTTTACGAACTTTCGACAGCAGGAAAGAGTCCGTATGGTTTAATGGGGATGTGTGGTAATGTGGCTGAATGGACCAGTAGCTGGTATAAACCTTATAAAGGCCATTATTTAAAACACAGGGCTTTCGGTCAACAGTACAGGGTAATACGCGGTGGATCCTTTACCAGCTCGAAACGAGAAGTCAGTACTTTTTTTCGAGATTATGGAGGAATTCCCAACCTGAAAGAAGACAGAAAAGCAGGATTTCGTCTTGTGGTTGATTACGATTCAGCTTATTAA
- a CDS encoding tetratricopeptide repeat protein: protein MIKFIFYNLCILFFALQFGLEAGAKQKKEILSLKKKFIREYKKRSKKNATETALKLISLAEKEYGNSHSKMSIFFTYAGKAYYISRDYENALLYFMKSYNLNIKNRKPDSMYLAADYRSLGKVYYRLRNYKKAIEMFHKSLEIRKKKLGEYSSTVATCYDLLGTAYEKSGDADKALEYYNKSLSVELQQLRKMKFQ, encoded by the coding sequence ATGATAAAATTTATTTTCTATAATTTATGTATTCTATTTTTTGCACTTCAGTTTGGATTGGAAGCAGGTGCTAAACAAAAAAAAGAGATTCTTAGCTTAAAGAAAAAATTTATACGGGAGTATAAAAAAAGAAGCAAGAAAAATGCTACAGAGACAGCTCTGAAATTAATTTCCTTAGCTGAAAAGGAATACGGGAATAGCCATAGTAAAATGTCCATTTTTTTTACATACGCCGGAAAAGCTTACTACATTAGCCGTGACTATGAAAATGCTCTTTTGTACTTCATGAAGTCCTATAATCTGAATATAAAGAATAGAAAACCCGATTCTATGTATTTAGCAGCTGACTATCGAAGCCTCGGTAAGGTTTACTACCGTTTGAGAAATTATAAAAAAGCTATAGAAATGTTTCATAAGTCCCTGGAAATTCGGAAGAAAAAATTGGGAGAATATAGTTCTACAGTTGCTACATGTTATGACCTTCTGGGAACGGCTTATGAAAAAAGCGGAGATGCTGATAAAGCCCTTGAATACTATAATAAATCTTTATCTGTAGAGCTACAACAACTTCGAAAAATGAAGTTTCAATAA
- a CDS encoding SDR family oxidoreductase → MKSAIVTGASSGIGLEISRLLLELDYKVYGISRYTKPKQIEHDKFVAVSSDLSEEKDWKPKVEAILKEEKELSLLVNNAGIGALGLHEEIEYNRLRKLLELNFCLPILLTRLCLRRIKENAGLILNISSTSALKASPIGAAYGASKAGLTSFGQSIFEEVRKTGTRVVNIHPDITRTHFFDELNFQESEDRETFLLPEDIADVVKFIIERKKELVITDITIKPQKHRLDKKRHNKELTE, encoded by the coding sequence ATGAAATCAGCGATTGTTACAGGAGCTTCTTCCGGGATAGGTTTGGAGATAAGCCGACTTCTTCTTGAACTTGATTATAAAGTTTATGGTATATCTCGTTACACGAAACCCAAACAAATAGAACACGATAAATTTGTAGCAGTTTCTTCTGATTTAAGCGAGGAGAAAGACTGGAAACCGAAAGTAGAAGCGATTTTGAAAGAAGAAAAAGAGCTCTCTCTGCTTGTCAATAATGCCGGAATAGGAGCTTTAGGTCTGCACGAAGAAATCGAATATAACAGACTACGTAAACTTTTAGAACTTAATTTTTGTCTTCCTATTTTACTTACCCGACTTTGCCTGAGACGAATCAAAGAAAATGCAGGACTTATTCTAAACATCTCTTCCACTTCTGCACTCAAAGCTTCTCCCATTGGAGCGGCCTACGGGGCGAGTAAGGCGGGTTTAACAAGTTTCGGACAGTCGATTTTTGAAGAGGTACGAAAAACGGGAACCAGGGTTGTAAATATTCATCCGGATATTACCAGGACCCATTTTTTTGATGAATTAAACTTTCAGGAATCTGAAGATAGAGAAACCTTTCTTTTACCTGAGGATATTGCAGATGTAGTAAAATTCATTATAGAGAGAAAAAAAGAACTGGTAATTACCGATATTACTATAAAGCCTCAAAAGCACAGGTTAGATAAAAAAAGACATAATAAGGAACTGACCGAATGA
- a CDS encoding acetyl-CoA C-acetyltransferase → MTEAFIIDAIRTPRARGNKRGSLNSVHPQELVAGLLRELPKRTALNLKEVDDVILGCVTQVGDQAACIARYAVMAAEWPIEVPGYTVNRFCGSGLQAVNDAASFIKAGAFDLVVAGGVESMSRVKMFSDLGSDEENPETMMSIGNPKIAEKYNLVPQGISADIIATKYNISREEIDRFAASSQIKAQNAIQNGYFKNSIIPVKRDDGVLVSEDEYPNPKWTFEFLSKMPAMFKGAGEKYFDKMALKTYPELGQIIHVHGGGNASGVVDGAGIVLLASEKAVKEKGLKPRAKIVSMAVSGEEPTIMLTGPVSASKKALNKANLTVADIDLWEINEAFAAVPLYVQKQLNIPLEKINVNGGSIALGHPLGGTGAILTGTAVDELERRKARYALITLCIGGGMGIATIIERV, encoded by the coding sequence ATGACTGAAGCTTTTATTATTGATGCTATTCGTACACCAAGAGCAAGGGGGAATAAACGGGGCTCTTTAAATTCGGTTCACCCTCAGGAATTAGTGGCCGGACTCTTAAGAGAATTACCGAAAAGAACAGCCCTTAACCTGAAAGAAGTAGATGATGTTATCCTGGGTTGTGTTACCCAGGTAGGAGACCAGGCGGCCTGCATCGCCCGGTATGCAGTAATGGCTGCTGAATGGCCGATTGAAGTTCCGGGTTATACAGTAAATCGTTTCTGCGGTTCCGGTTTACAGGCGGTAAATGACGCCGCCTCTTTTATTAAGGCCGGTGCATTTGATCTGGTTGTAGCCGGAGGAGTCGAATCCATGAGCCGGGTAAAAATGTTTTCCGATCTGGGTTCAGATGAAGAAAACCCGGAAACCATGATGAGTATCGGTAATCCTAAAATTGCAGAGAAATACAACCTTGTTCCTCAGGGGATTTCGGCTGATATCATTGCCACCAAATACAATATCAGCAGGGAAGAAATCGATCGTTTCGCAGCTTCCTCCCAAATAAAAGCTCAGAATGCGATTCAAAATGGGTATTTTAAAAATAGTATTATTCCGGTAAAGCGAGATGACGGAGTTCTTGTTTCTGAAGATGAATACCCCAATCCCAAATGGACTTTTGAATTTCTGTCCAAAATGCCTGCAATGTTCAAAGGAGCCGGAGAGAAATATTTTGACAAAATGGCTTTAAAGACATACCCTGAACTCGGACAAATTATTCATGTACATGGCGGAGGAAATGCTTCCGGTGTGGTGGATGGAGCCGGGATTGTTCTTTTAGCTTCTGAAAAAGCTGTAAAGGAAAAAGGCCTGAAGCCGAGAGCTAAAATTGTGTCTATGGCTGTTTCGGGAGAAGAACCTACTATCATGCTAACGGGGCCGGTTTCCGCTTCAAAGAAAGCTCTTAACAAAGCAAATTTGACTGTTGCTGATATAGATCTCTGGGAGATTAACGAAGCCTTTGCTGCGGTTCCACTGTATGTTCAAAAACAGTTAAACATTCCTCTTGAAAAAATTAATGTGAATGGTGGTTCTATTGCCCTCGGTCATCCGTTAGGAGGAACCGGAGCAATTTTAACCGGTACAGCTGTAGATGAACTGGAACGGAGAAAGGCCCGTTATGCCCTGATTACACTTTGTATTGGTGGAGGAATGGGAATTGCTACAATCATTGAAAGGGTATGA